Proteins from a single region of Dehalococcoidales bacterium:
- a CDS encoding AbrB/MazE/SpoVT family DNA-binding domain-containing protein gives MKTKIREGGRLVIPAEYRKALGLKPGDSVLLSLEDGEIRVVSTRQAVARAQTLLRQYIPKGRSLSEELIKERRDEAARA, from the coding sequence ATGAAGACAAAAATACGAGAAGGTGGCAGGTTAGTGATTCCAGCCGAATACAGGAAAGCATTGGGACTCAAACCTGGAGATTCGGTGCTCTTATCGCTTGAAGATGGTGAGATAAGAGTCGTTAGCACGCGCCAGGCAGTCGCACGGGCGCAAACTCTGCTCCGGCAATATATCCCTAAAGGTCGCAGCCTGTCTGAGGAACTAATCAAAGAGCGGCGGGACGAGGCGGCTCGTGCCTAA
- the glgP gene encoding alpha-glucan family phosphorylase encodes MTSPKLPERINRLDELANNLWWSWHENARTLFRALDYPLWRESGHNPIKELREVSQDTLHAAAVDRSFLALYDSVMSAFDVDMAAKNTWVANDCPNLRECPVAFFSMEYAIHNSLPIYAGGLGVLAGDICKEASDLGMSLIAVGFMYPQGYFHQHILPDGTQEEIYHQLDFGEAPVTRVLSPQGGVSVAKVELGEVVLDIGVWLVNVGGTSVYLMDTNLETNPVHHRALSARLYIADPELRLQQEIVLGIGGVRVLRALGIEPSIWHSNEGHTAFMMLERVREAVISGMNFVDAVRSVQAKTVFTTHTPALAGHDVFPAAMMERYFRHYWEALGIDREKFLQLGQRSSYDGQSFNMTALALRMANQRSGVSQLHEKVTRRMWRRLWPEATEDQVPISHVTNGVHAPSWIAREMCGLFDEYLGKDWMRDQDDSKMWEGVLSIPDEKLWAVRQRLKNKLVGAVRERMRSRWIEDDVPWSQVLAMGAFLNPEALTIAFVRRFAEYKRPALIFQDVERLKRIINNEYHPVQILFAGKSHPADLASKRLIQQVYNRATDHNWRGRIVFIEDYDIHIAHYLVHGVDVWLNVPRRLQEASGTSGMKAALNGVLNLSVRDGWWDEGFNGSNGWALGDGPEAISAEKEDAADAEALYRMLEEKIVPMYYSRDRSGVPDAWMRMVKESIRSIAPVFCTRRMLKEYAERMYRTAVQPRE; translated from the coding sequence ATGACATCTCCGAAGTTGCCCGAGCGCATTAACCGGCTTGATGAGCTAGCCAATAATTTATGGTGGAGCTGGCATGAAAATGCCCGCACGTTGTTCCGTGCCCTGGATTACCCGCTCTGGAGAGAGAGCGGTCATAACCCGATAAAGGAACTGCGTGAAGTAAGTCAGGATACGCTGCATGCGGCGGCTGTTGACCGTTCCTTTCTGGCTCTCTATGACTCTGTAATGTCAGCTTTTGATGTGGATATGGCCGCCAAAAATACCTGGGTTGCTAATGATTGTCCCAACCTTCGGGAGTGCCCGGTGGCCTTTTTTTCCATGGAATATGCGATACACAACTCCCTGCCGATTTATGCCGGCGGGCTGGGTGTCCTGGCCGGTGATATCTGCAAGGAGGCGAGTGACCTCGGTATGTCACTTATTGCCGTTGGCTTTATGTATCCTCAGGGATACTTCCACCAGCATATCCTGCCCGATGGCACGCAGGAAGAGATATACCACCAGCTTGATTTTGGTGAGGCACCTGTCACCCGGGTCCTTTCGCCACAGGGCGGTGTCTCGGTGGCGAAAGTGGAACTGGGTGAGGTTGTTCTCGATATCGGGGTCTGGCTGGTTAATGTCGGCGGCACCAGTGTCTATCTGATGGATACTAACCTCGAAACTAACCCTGTTCATCATCGTGCTCTCTCGGCGCGACTTTACATCGCCGACCCGGAGCTGCGCCTGCAGCAGGAAATCGTGCTCGGGATTGGCGGCGTCAGGGTGCTGCGGGCGCTGGGTATTGAGCCCTCAATCTGGCACAGTAATGAGGGGCATACCGCCTTCATGATGCTGGAACGTGTCCGTGAAGCGGTGATAAGCGGAATGAACTTCGTCGATGCTGTGCGCAGTGTACAGGCGAAGACCGTTTTTACCACCCATACCCCGGCCTTAGCCGGTCACGATGTTTTCCCGGCGGCGATGATGGAGAGGTATTTCCGGCACTACTGGGAAGCTCTGGGCATCGACCGGGAAAAGTTCCTTCAACTGGGACAACGGAGCAGCTACGATGGCCAGTCTTTTAATATGACGGCACTGGCTTTAAGGATGGCTAACCAGCGCTCAGGGGTGAGTCAGTTGCATGAAAAAGTTACCCGCCGGATGTGGCGGCGGCTCTGGCCGGAAGCCACCGAAGACCAGGTTCCGATATCTCATGTAACCAACGGAGTTCATGCCCCATCATGGATTGCCCGGGAAATGTGCGGTCTCTTTGATGAGTACCTCGGTAAAGACTGGATGAGAGACCAGGACGATAGTAAGATGTGGGAAGGGGTACTCAGTATCCCGGATGAGAAGCTCTGGGCTGTCCGTCAGCGGCTGAAGAACAAATTGGTTGGCGCCGTTCGGGAGCGTATGCGGAGCCGGTGGATAGAAGATGATGTTCCCTGGTCGCAGGTGCTGGCGATGGGTGCCTTCCTTAACCCGGAGGCGCTGACCATAGCCTTTGTGCGTCGTTTTGCCGAGTACAAGCGTCCAGCCCTTATTTTTCAGGATGTTGAACGCTTAAAGCGAATCATCAATAACGAATATCATCCGGTCCAGATACTCTTTGCCGGCAAATCTCATCCTGCTGACCTGGCCTCTAAACGCCTGATCCAACAGGTGTATAATCGGGCTACAGACCATAATTGGCGGGGACGAATCGTCTTCATCGAGGACTACGATATTCATATCGCGCATTACCTGGTTCACGGAGTGGATGTTTGGCTGAACGTACCACGGCGTCTGCAGGAAGCCAGCGGCACCAGCGGGATGAAGGCGGCACTGAATGGTGTGCTCAACCTCAGTGTCCGTGACGGGTGGTGGGACGAAGGGTTCAACGGCAGCAACGGCTGGGCGCTCGGGGATGGACCTGAAGCGATTAGTGCTGAGAAAGAAGATGCGGCGGATGCTGAGGCGCTCTACCGTATGCTGGAAGAAAAGATTGTGCCCATGTACTACTCGAGAGACCGCAGTGGCGTGCCCGATGCCTGGATGCGCATGGTCAAAGAATCAATACGTTCCATCGCGCCGGTCTTTTGCACGCGGCGCATGCTCAAAGAATACGCGGAGCGCATGTACCGTACGGCTGTGCAACCACGTGAATAG
- the treY gene encoding malto-oligosyltrehalose synthase, whose translation MIDLRLPAATYRLQFNRQFRLKDAIKLVPYLFRLGISDLYASPVFQTRPGSPHGYDVTDPTHLNPELGTETDFEALSNTLNDQGMGLLLDIVPNHMAASPENPWWLDVLENGTTSPYSGFFDIDWSAGEGRVLLPILNSPFREALENRELVLTIEDAGIFVYYHDYRLPVCLESCRLVIGHRLDTLEATSGSKHPDFQHLERLISEVQSLPALDMDSECYRKKQALKKSLLSLITSSPRIKTFLLENISLFNGRKREPESFGLLRNLLEKQVYRLAFWRTERERINYRRFFDINDLIGLRVEETAVFETTHSLVLKLVREGKVSGLRVDHIDGLKDPFQYLSRLQQYISGDGTEIRPSPRFYVVVEKILSGDETLPKEWPVSGTTGYDFASLVNSLFVDWKRAQALDEIYHRFTGLNVPFIDVVYRKKKQVIKELFPGEINSLGQQLAHLAHQHNGNSRFSFQELTGALTEVTACLPVYRTYLPTPPVSPHDRRYIKQAVAEARRRNPHMESDAIDFLQRVLTLDFPTQIKAREQPEWLRFVLRWQQLTGAVMAKGYEDTALYSYNSLLSLNEVGSQPESPGLSAGDFHQRNLARLEHYPDTLNATSTHDTKRSEDVRARINVLSEMPAEWESRLKRWRQWNQAKKLAVNEMPVPEPNTEILLYQTMLGAWPLAPDEIPGFKERLKAYLVKAVREAKARTSWLSPDLDYENALIQFIDSILEEDSGRNPFLEDFLRFEKTIAFYGALNSLAQVLLKITLPGIPDFYQGTELWDFSLVDPDNRRPVDFTKRRELLDSLIRQEADGQPALLRQMLSSWQDGRVKLYVTCKALNTRKSLREVFQRGQYIPLQINGQNTEHVFSFARREEDMWVLVVVPRLLSGLVLADVLPLGEPIWENDRLLFPPDMPGQWASVFTGETLRASTGEKDLPLADILRQFPLALLVSR comes from the coding sequence ATGATTGACCTGAGATTACCTGCCGCCACCTACCGGCTCCAGTTTAATCGCCAGTTTCGCTTGAAGGATGCCATCAAACTGGTACCCTACCTGTTCCGGCTGGGGATCTCAGACCTCTACGCCTCCCCCGTCTTCCAAACCCGCCCGGGGAGCCCGCATGGCTACGACGTCACCGACCCGACACACCTGAACCCGGAACTGGGCACAGAGACGGATTTCGAGGCACTGAGCAATACGCTCAACGACCAGGGGATGGGGCTGCTGCTGGATATTGTCCCCAACCACATGGCAGCCAGCCCGGAGAACCCGTGGTGGCTGGACGTATTGGAGAATGGCACAACCTCTCCTTACTCCGGCTTCTTCGATATTGACTGGAGCGCCGGGGAGGGCAGGGTATTGCTGCCAATTCTCAACAGCCCTTTCCGGGAAGCCCTGGAAAACCGGGAGTTAGTCTTAACCATCGAGGATGCGGGTATTTTTGTCTATTATCATGATTATCGTTTACCGGTATGCCTTGAATCCTGCCGGCTGGTCATCGGTCACCGGCTAGATACGCTGGAGGCAACATCCGGCTCCAAGCACCCCGATTTCCAGCATTTAGAACGTCTCATAAGTGAAGTACAGTCACTGCCCGCTCTTGACATGGATAGCGAGTGCTACCGGAAAAAGCAGGCATTAAAAAAATCGTTGCTAAGCCTGATTACAAGCTCGCCCCGGATAAAGACCTTCCTCCTGGAGAACATCAGCCTCTTCAATGGCAGGAAGAGAGAGCCGGAAAGCTTCGGGCTACTGCGTAATCTACTGGAGAAGCAGGTCTACCGGCTGGCTTTCTGGCGGACAGAGAGAGAGCGCATCAACTACCGCCGTTTCTTTGACATCAACGACCTTATTGGTCTCCGCGTCGAGGAGACAGCCGTATTTGAAACCACCCACAGCCTTGTCCTGAAACTGGTTAGAGAAGGCAAGGTCTCCGGCTTGAGAGTCGACCACATCGACGGCCTCAAAGACCCCTTCCAGTACCTCTCCCGTTTACAGCAATACATCTCCGGAGACGGGACTGAAATTAGACCCTCCCCCCGCTTTTATGTTGTCGTCGAAAAGATACTGAGCGGTGACGAAACCCTGCCCAAGGAATGGCCCGTCTCCGGCACCACCGGCTATGACTTCGCCAGCCTGGTCAACTCTCTCTTTGTGGACTGGAAGAGGGCACAGGCACTGGACGAGATTTATCACCGCTTTACCGGCTTGAACGTGCCCTTTATTGACGTCGTCTACCGGAAAAAGAAGCAGGTGATAAAAGAGCTGTTCCCCGGTGAAATAAACTCATTGGGACAGCAGTTGGCTCACCTGGCGCATCAGCATAACGGGAATTCTCGCTTCTCATTTCAGGAATTAACCGGGGCGCTCACCGAGGTTACCGCCTGCCTGCCCGTCTACCGCACTTACCTGCCTACCCCGCCCGTATCCCCCCACGACCGGCGATACATAAAACAGGCCGTGGCTGAAGCCCGGCGGCGGAACCCGCATATGGAGAGTGACGCTATCGACTTTCTGCAGCGCGTCCTTACCCTGGACTTCCCCACTCAAATCAAGGCCCGTGAGCAGCCGGAATGGCTGCGTTTTGTCCTGCGCTGGCAACAGCTTACCGGAGCGGTTATGGCCAAAGGCTACGAAGATACTGCCCTCTACTCATATAACTCCCTGCTTTCCCTTAACGAGGTAGGGAGCCAGCCAGAATCGCCGGGCCTATCCGCTGGTGACTTCCATCAACGCAACCTCGCACGATTGGAACACTACCCCGACACACTCAACGCTACCTCTACCCATGACACCAAGCGCAGTGAGGACGTCAGGGCCAGAATCAACGTACTATCCGAGATGCCAGCAGAATGGGAAAGCCGCCTGAAACGGTGGCGGCAGTGGAACCAGGCTAAAAAACTTGCCGTAAATGAGATGCCGGTTCCGGAGCCGAACACGGAAATACTGCTTTACCAGACAATGCTGGGCGCCTGGCCTCTTGCCCCGGATGAGATACCAGGGTTCAAGGAACGCCTCAAGGCTTACCTGGTCAAGGCGGTCAGGGAGGCTAAAGCCCGCACCAGCTGGCTCTCCCCTGACCTGGACTACGAGAACGCTCTCATCCAGTTTATCGATTCTATCCTGGAAGAAGACTCAGGAAGAAATCCGTTCCTGGAGGACTTCCTGCGCTTTGAGAAAACAATAGCCTTTTACGGGGCCTTAAATTCTCTGGCCCAGGTTTTGCTCAAGATTACCCTGCCCGGAATCCCTGATTTTTATCAGGGGACGGAACTATGGGATTTCAGCCTTGTCGACCCGGACAACAGACGGCCCGTCGACTTCACAAAGCGCCGGGAACTGCTGGATAGTCTTATCCGGCAAGAAGCTGACGGGCAGCCAGCGCTGCTCCGGCAGATGCTGAGTTCCTGGCAGGACGGCCGGGTGAAACTTTATGTCACCTGCAAGGCGCTGAATACCCGCAAATCCCTCAGAGAAGTCTTCCAGCGAGGGCAATATATCCCGCTCCAGATTAATGGACAGAATACGGAACACGTATTTTCTTTTGCCCGGCGCGAAGAGGATATGTGGGTTCTGGTGGTTGTCCCCCGGCTGCTGAGCGGGCTGGTCCTGGCTGATGTGCTGCCACTCGGCGAGCCCATCTGGGAGAATGACCGGCTACTTTTTCCCCCGGATATGCCCGGACAGTGGGCAAGCGTTTTCACGGGTGAAACCTTAAGAGCTTCGACCGGAGAAAAGGATCTGCCTCTGGCTGATATACTGCGCCAGTTTCCCCTGGCCCTCCTGGTCAGCCGCTAG
- a CDS encoding DUF3536 domain-containing protein codes for MERYICIHGHFYQPPRENAWLEYVEMQDSAYPYHDWNERITAECYAPNTASRILDSEEYIAQIVNNYTKISFDFGPTLLSWLEVNAPDAYQLILDADRESQQKFSGHGSAMAQAYSHMIMPLANRRDKYTQVVWGIRDFEHRFGRPPEGMWLPETAVDLETLDILAEHGIKFTVLAPNQAKQARRIGTRTWHSTEGATINPTRPYRVNLPSGRTLGLFFYDGPISRSVAFEDLLKNGGDFARCLTGAFSEKQTVPQLVHIATDGETFGHHHRFGDMALAYALSYIEANDLARITNYGEFLENHPPAHEVEIIENTSWSCAHGIERWRSDCGDNAGRDPKWNQAWRAPLREAFDWLRDTVAPRYEEKARQFFNDPWATRNDYIEIILDRSPDKIQRFFNEHAGRELSESETVTALKFLELQRHAMLMYTSCGWFFDEVSGIETVQVIQYAGRAVQLAQELFGDKLEAHFLERLELARSNLPVHRDGRHIYDKFVKPAMIDLTKVTAHFAISSLFEEYDKQAEIYCYQINLDDYQSFTAGKPRLAVGQTTVTSAITRESTTTSFGVLHLGDHNVNAGVREHRGEEAYQEMVQELTRTFSEADFTGVIRLLDKHFGASTYSIRNLFLDEQRRVLDNILQSALADIEAAYQQVYERHYPPMRFLSELGNPIPRSFQSAAEFILNNGLRRALSADSLDIERIKNLLDETQTWKVELDNEGLSYLFQQTLERMIAGLVANPEDIALFNKLLTAAEMLRSLPFPVDIWKVQNLYHKMLHSTYPEFQKNGQQGDAAAAEWLDRFVSLGQQLSIRVG; via the coding sequence ATGGAACGTTACATTTGCATCCATGGCCACTTTTACCAGCCGCCACGGGAGAACGCCTGGCTGGAATACGTTGAGATGCAGGATTCCGCCTATCCTTACCATGACTGGAATGAACGTATCACCGCCGAGTGCTATGCGCCCAACACCGCATCTCGCATTCTGGACAGTGAAGAATATATTGCGCAGATAGTAAACAACTATACCAAGATAAGTTTTGATTTCGGGCCAACATTACTCTCCTGGCTGGAAGTGAATGCCCCTGATGCCTACCAGCTTATCCTGGATGCTGACCGTGAGAGCCAGCAAAAATTTTCCGGACACGGTTCAGCCATGGCACAGGCATATAGCCACATGATCATGCCCCTGGCCAACCGCCGTGACAAATATACCCAGGTGGTATGGGGAATCCGGGACTTTGAGCACCGCTTCGGGCGCCCGCCGGAAGGGATGTGGCTCCCGGAAACGGCGGTGGACCTGGAGACCCTGGATATCCTGGCCGAACACGGAATCAAGTTTACCGTCCTGGCGCCTAACCAGGCCAAACAGGCAAGGAGGATTGGCACCAGGACATGGCATAGTACCGAAGGCGCCACCATCAACCCGACAAGACCTTACCGTGTCAACCTGCCCTCGGGCCGGACGCTGGGCCTCTTTTTTTATGACGGGCCTATTTCCCGCAGTGTCGCCTTTGAAGACCTGCTCAAAAACGGGGGGGATTTTGCCCGGTGTCTCACCGGCGCCTTCTCTGAGAAACAGACCGTGCCCCAGCTTGTCCACATCGCCACTGACGGGGAAACTTTCGGACATCACCACCGCTTCGGGGATATGGCGCTGGCCTACGCACTCTCCTATATTGAAGCCAACGACCTGGCGCGAATCACCAACTACGGCGAATTCCTGGAAAACCACCCGCCCGCTCATGAAGTAGAGATAATCGAGAACACCTCCTGGAGTTGCGCTCACGGGATTGAGCGCTGGCGGAGCGACTGCGGTGACAATGCCGGTAGAGACCCGAAATGGAACCAGGCATGGCGGGCTCCACTGCGTGAGGCATTTGACTGGCTGCGCGATACGGTAGCGCCCCGGTATGAGGAAAAGGCACGCCAGTTTTTCAATGACCCGTGGGCAACCCGCAATGATTACATCGAAATAATCCTTGACCGCTCCCCGGATAAAATTCAGCGTTTCTTCAATGAGCACGCCGGCCGCGAACTGAGCGAGTCCGAGACGGTAACCGCCCTCAAGTTTCTGGAGCTTCAGCGTCACGCCATGTTGATGTACACAAGCTGCGGCTGGTTCTTCGACGAGGTATCCGGCATTGAGACGGTGCAGGTTATCCAGTACGCCGGACGGGCTGTCCAGCTCGCCCAGGAACTATTCGGTGATAAACTGGAAGCTCATTTCCTGGAACGTCTCGAACTGGCCAGGAGCAACCTCCCGGTTCACCGCGACGGCAGGCATATCTACGACAAATTCGTCAAGCCCGCCATGATTGACCTGACCAAGGTCACCGCTCATTTTGCCATAAGCTCCTTATTTGAGGAATATGACAAGCAGGCTGAAATTTACTGCTACCAGATCAACCTTGATGACTACCAGAGCTTCACCGCCGGTAAACCGAGGCTGGCGGTGGGGCAGACCACGGTAACATCAGCGATAACCCGGGAATCAACCACCACCAGTTTCGGGGTATTACACCTCGGCGACCACAACGTCAATGCCGGCGTCCGCGAGCATCGCGGAGAAGAAGCCTATCAGGAAATGGTACAGGAATTGACGCGGACCTTCTCTGAAGCCGACTTCACCGGGGTCATCCGTCTCCTCGACAAGCACTTCGGCGCTTCCACCTACTCAATTAGAAACCTCTTCCTGGATGAGCAGCGGAGGGTACTGGACAACATCCTCCAGTCTGCCCTCGCCGACATTGAAGCGGCCTACCAGCAGGTATACGAGCGTCACTACCCGCCGATGCGCTTCCTCTCCGAGCTGGGCAACCCGATCCCAAGGAGCTTTCAATCTGCCGCCGAGTTTATCCTCAATAATGGCTTGCGCCGGGCACTCAGCGCCGACTCTCTGGATATAGAGCGCATCAAGAATCTTCTGGATGAAACGCAGACCTGGAAAGTGGAGCTTGACAATGAAGGGCTGAGCTACCTCTTTCAGCAAACCCTGGAAAGGATGATAGCCGGACTCGTGGCCAACCCTGAAGACATCGCCTTATTCAACAAACTATTAACGGCGGCGGAAATGCTGCGCTCGCTCCCTTTCCCCGTAGACATCTGGAAGGTGCAAAACCTGTACCATAAAATGCTCCATTCCACATACCCGGAATTCCAGAAAAATGGACAGCAGGGGGATGCAGCGGCTGCGGAATGGCTTGATCGGTTCGTCTCCCTGGGACAACAACTTTCCATACGGGTCGGTTAG
- the treZ gene encoding malto-oligosyltrehalose trehalohydrolase yields MNTSVRLGATYLGEGRCHFLVWAPLIEKMDIHIISPEERLLSLTKDAQGYHQAIVRGVEPHSEYRYRLNSRQERPDPASRYQPQGVHGPSQVTSSDFPREDGNWSGLPLAEYVIYELHTGTFTEEGTFDAIIPRLDELKDLGITALELMPVAQFPGERNWGYDGIYPFAVQNSYGGPEGLKRLVNACHRSGMAVVLDVVYNHLGPEGNSLADFAPYFTDRYRTPWGAALNFDGPYSDGVRRFFIENAIYWLAEFRIDALRLDALHAILDISAYPFLEELSAAFHKEANTRQRNAYLIGESTANDARLIRSPETGGYGLDAQWNDDFHHALHVLLTGERQGYYQDFGQLRHLAKAFREGFVYSGEYSLYRQRRHGVSSADIPADRFVVFSQNHDQVGNRVQGERLSKQVSFEALKLAAGVTLLSPFLPLLFMGEEYGETAPFPYFVSHSDPELVAAVRKGRHEEFAAFQWQGELPDPQDEATFRLARLNHDLRGKGQHRVLLEFYKELLRLRRESPALSNPSKDTMEVQSFEETGLLLVRRWHEDNEAVMIFSFNRDRMSATIPVPAGRWQKRMDSAEKRWLGEGSILPAWLDSEGESALTFSPWELVLFQKEF; encoded by the coding sequence ATGAATACCTCCGTCCGCCTGGGGGCAACATATCTGGGGGAAGGCCGCTGCCATTTCCTGGTCTGGGCTCCCCTGATTGAAAAGATGGATATACACATAATATCCCCGGAAGAACGGCTACTATCTTTAACTAAAGACGCTCAGGGCTATCATCAGGCGATTGTTCGTGGAGTGGAACCGCACAGCGAGTACCGCTACCGGCTTAACAGCCGGCAGGAACGCCCCGACCCGGCATCCCGCTATCAGCCTCAGGGTGTCCACGGCCCTTCCCAGGTAACAAGCTCTGATTTCCCCCGGGAGGACGGCAACTGGTCCGGGCTGCCCCTGGCAGAGTACGTTATCTACGAACTCCATACCGGCACTTTTACAGAGGAGGGGACTTTTGATGCCATCATTCCCCGTCTGGACGAGCTTAAAGACCTGGGCATTACCGCACTGGAACTGATGCCCGTCGCCCAGTTTCCGGGTGAGCGCAACTGGGGTTATGACGGCATCTATCCCTTCGCGGTGCAGAACTCTTATGGAGGCCCGGAGGGACTTAAGCGACTGGTCAATGCCTGTCACCGCAGCGGGATGGCGGTAGTGCTGGACGTGGTTTATAATCACCTTGGCCCGGAGGGGAACTCCCTGGCTGATTTCGCGCCCTATTTCACTGACCGCTACCGGACTCCCTGGGGAGCCGCCCTCAACTTCGACGGACCTTATAGTGACGGGGTGCGCCGCTTTTTCATTGAAAACGCCATCTACTGGCTCGCCGAATTTCGCATTGACGCCCTGCGCCTGGATGCGCTCCACGCCATACTGGACATCTCGGCTTATCCCTTCCTGGAAGAACTGTCCGCGGCATTTCACAAAGAGGCGAATACCCGGCAACGAAACGCCTATCTCATCGGCGAGAGTACCGCCAATGATGCCCGCCTTATCCGCTCGCCGGAAACGGGAGGCTACGGACTGGACGCCCAGTGGAACGATGACTTCCACCATGCTTTGCATGTGCTGCTCACCGGAGAGCGGCAGGGATACTATCAGGACTTCGGGCAGCTCCGGCACCTGGCCAAGGCGTTCCGGGAAGGGTTTGTTTACTCCGGCGAATACTCACTGTACCGCCAGCGCCGGCACGGCGTCTCCTCCGCGGACATCCCTGCCGATCGCTTTGTTGTCTTCTCACAGAACCACGACCAGGTCGGCAACCGCGTGCAAGGCGAACGACTGAGTAAACAGGTCTCCTTCGAAGCGCTCAAGCTGGCAGCCGGTGTTACCCTGCTCTCGCCGTTCCTGCCCCTCCTCTTCATGGGTGAGGAATACGGGGAGACAGCCCCTTTCCCCTACTTCGTCAGCCACTCAGACCCCGAGCTGGTGGCGGCGGTACGGAAAGGTCGCCATGAAGAGTTTGCCGCTTTCCAGTGGCAGGGCGAGTTGCCTGACCCACAGGATGAAGCCACCTTCCGGCTCGCCAGGCTCAACCATGACCTGCGCGGGAAAGGCCAACACCGTGTCCTGCTCGAATTCTATAAAGAACTGCTTAGACTCCGCCGTGAGTCTCCTGCCCTGTCCAACCCGAGCAAGGATACCATGGAAGTGCAGAGCTTTGAGGAAACCGGACTGCTTCTGGTACGCCGCTGGCATGAAGACAATGAGGCCGTCATGATTTTCAGCTTCAACCGGGACCGGATGTCAGCCACGATACCTGTACCCGCCGGACGCTGGCAAAAAAGAATGGACTCAGCGGAGAAACGCTGGCTGGGAGAGGGGAGTATTTTACCGGCATGGCTTGACTCAGAGGGAGAGAGCGCCCTTACTTTCAGCCCCTGGGAGCTGGTGCTTTTTCAAAAGGAGTTTTAG